From the genome of Gemmatimonas phototrophica, one region includes:
- a CDS encoding ABC transporter ATP-binding protein gives MAQTGNVRTPGTLLWRRLWRFVGPHKGKLFLVVLLNALAAFADVFSFTLLVPFFNAFFKSDQLLPTTGTIGRLLQSSIGFLLDEQDRMGSLRNVMLIVIGAVTLKNTLVWFAGQVGVKLQEFVVRDLRTAVYAHLLRLPLPWFTRNKVGQIISRVLTDTSNAKTVVTELVTRSLWSGAQVLATLVAMFTTSWRLSLAALVIAPITIGAIQPVLRKLRKGYRTLGNEQGEMTSLVQEVVSGVRLVKSYRAEGREERKFTDKNNAFARGFVKVGRLALLSGPVTETLGTFTAVAILWYGAQLVLVEGTLTGAELLVFLVQVMRLLQPLKQLSQTPAAAQQSLASAERLFEILDSPSETAADRGTRTTASFTRDIVFEHTGFQYTDGAAALIDVSFTARKGEVVALVGASGAGKSTLVDLLPRFIDPTSGRILLDGVDLREIKLDALRTLTGIVSQDTVLFNDSVRANVGFGTPDATQEQLNAAASAANALGFIEALPEGWDTNLGERGTRLSGGQRQRLAIARALVSDPPILILDEATSALDVESERLVQEAIDRLLQGRTVFVIAHRLATIQHADRILVLDDGRLVEEGTHAALLASGGAYARLHALQFDPRPE, from the coding sequence ATGGCACAGACCGGGAATGTCCGGACGCCGGGCACGTTGCTTTGGCGGCGGCTCTGGCGCTTTGTGGGACCGCACAAGGGCAAGCTCTTTCTGGTGGTGTTGCTGAACGCACTGGCCGCCTTTGCCGACGTGTTTTCCTTCACGTTGCTGGTGCCGTTCTTCAACGCGTTCTTCAAGTCGGACCAGCTGTTGCCCACCACGGGGACGATTGGGCGGCTGCTGCAAAGCTCCATTGGTTTTCTGCTTGATGAGCAGGACCGCATGGGGTCGCTGCGCAATGTGATGCTCATCGTTATTGGCGCCGTCACCCTCAAGAACACGCTGGTGTGGTTCGCCGGGCAGGTGGGCGTCAAGTTGCAGGAGTTCGTGGTGCGTGATCTGCGCACGGCGGTCTATGCGCATCTGCTGCGGTTGCCGCTGCCGTGGTTCACGCGCAACAAGGTGGGGCAGATCATTTCGCGCGTGCTCACCGACACGAGCAACGCCAAAACGGTCGTCACGGAACTGGTGACCCGCTCGCTGTGGAGTGGCGCCCAGGTGCTTGCCACCCTCGTGGCCATGTTCACCACGTCGTGGCGCCTGTCGCTCGCCGCGCTGGTCATTGCGCCCATCACCATTGGCGCCATTCAGCCGGTGCTGCGCAAACTGCGCAAAGGGTACCGCACGCTGGGCAATGAGCAGGGCGAAATGACCAGCCTGGTGCAGGAAGTGGTGAGCGGCGTGCGGCTCGTGAAATCGTATCGGGCCGAAGGGCGCGAAGAGCGCAAATTCACCGACAAGAACAACGCCTTTGCGCGTGGCTTCGTAAAGGTCGGGCGGCTGGCCCTGCTGAGCGGGCCGGTCACGGAAACACTGGGCACGTTCACGGCGGTCGCCATTCTCTGGTACGGCGCTCAATTGGTGCTCGTGGAAGGCACGCTCACCGGCGCCGAACTGCTGGTGTTTCTGGTGCAGGTCATGCGTCTGTTGCAGCCGCTCAAGCAACTGTCGCAAACGCCGGCGGCGGCACAGCAGTCGCTGGCCAGCGCCGAACGTCTCTTCGAAATTCTGGATTCGCCGTCGGAGACGGCGGCCGACCGGGGAACGCGCACCACGGCGTCGTTTACCCGCGACATCGTCTTTGAGCACACCGGGTTTCAGTACACCGATGGCGCTGCGGCACTCATCGACGTGTCGTTCACCGCACGCAAGGGCGAAGTGGTGGCGCTCGTGGGTGCCAGCGGGGCCGGCAAGAGCACGCTGGTGGACTTGCTCCCGCGATTCATCGACCCAACCAGCGGGCGCATTCTGCTTGATGGCGTGGATTTGCGCGAGATCAAGCTGGATGCGCTGCGCACCCTTACTGGCATCGTGAGTCAGGATACCGTGCTGTTCAACGATTCCGTACGGGCCAATGTGGGCTTCGGCACGCCAGATGCCACGCAGGAACAGCTGAATGCGGCCGCCAGTGCGGCCAACGCGCTGGGCTTCATTGAAGCGCTTCCGGAGGGGTGGGATACCAACCTGGGCGAGCGTGGTACCCGGTTGTCCGGCGGGCAGCGGCAGCGACTGGCCATTGCGCGGGCGCTGGTGTCCGACCCGCCCATTCTCATTCTCGACGAGGCCACGTCGGCACTGGACGTGGAGAGCGAGCGACTGGTGCAGGAGGCCATTGATCGCCTGCTGCAGGGGCGCACCGTGTTCGTGATTGCGCATCGGCTGGCCACCATTCAGCACGCCGACCGCATTCTGGTTCTGGACGATGGTCGATTGGTGGAGGA
- a CDS encoding DnaB-like helicase C-terminal domain-containing protein: MPHDHDISPLTRIVARLDRAAAGEVDLDLVPSNFPSLDKALGGGFRRGDLVVLGGDDSVGSSALALGIALRGAQRALLLTSEMQPDRVYERALATCAKVSLENIRLGAVTDEERIRLATAAVSLRDQVPVVETFLQGGLSNIERAVEATPGAGLVIVDTLEGILHRDHGQDEALSYAVLALKRLALKNHVVVLLTTHLPGLDRHRPDRRPRLTDFGLGGTVGAQADLVLGLYREEMYDFDHGVSGAAELLILKNRDGAKGYVDLYFDARFGRFEDVAE, from the coding sequence ATGCCGCACGACCACGACATTTCGCCCCTCACCCGCATCGTGGCCCGCCTCGATCGCGCCGCCGCGGGGGAGGTCGATCTCGACCTCGTTCCCTCCAACTTCCCCTCACTCGACAAGGCGTTGGGGGGGGGATTCCGACGCGGCGACCTCGTCGTGCTTGGCGGCGACGACAGTGTAGGGTCGTCTGCGCTGGCCCTCGGCATCGCGTTACGCGGGGCGCAGCGGGCGTTGTTGCTCACCAGTGAAATGCAGCCCGACCGAGTATACGAACGGGCGCTGGCCACCTGCGCCAAGGTTTCTCTCGAGAATATCCGGCTGGGCGCGGTGACAGACGAAGAGCGCATTCGCCTGGCCACGGCAGCCGTCTCGCTGCGCGATCAGGTCCCTGTGGTGGAAACGTTCCTCCAGGGAGGGCTGAGCAACATTGAGCGGGCGGTGGAGGCGACGCCGGGCGCCGGTCTGGTGATTGTGGACACCCTTGAGGGCATACTGCATCGCGACCACGGGCAGGACGAAGCGCTGAGCTACGCCGTACTGGCCCTCAAGCGACTGGCGCTCAAGAACCATGTGGTGGTACTGCTCACCACACATCTGCCCGGCCTTGATCGCCACCGGCCAGACCGCCGTCCCCGTCTCACGGATTTCGGGCTGGGCGGCACCGTGGGCGCGCAGGCCGACCTGGTGCTCGGGCTCTACCGGGAAGAAATGTACGACTTCGACCACGGCGTCTCCGGAGCGGCCGAGCTGCTCATTCTCAAGAACCGGGACGGCGCCAAAGGCTACGTGGACCTGTACTTCGACGCGCGATTTGGGCGATTTGAAGACGTAGCGGAGTGA
- a CDS encoding response regulator codes for MAQPAKTILWVDDEAELLEPHRLLLGDKGYVVVTATNADDALELLRRHSYDLVLLDEQMPGTRGLDAYKDIRELSPTLPVVMVTKSEEDATLKEAIGANIRDYLVKPVTPRQVLSVITKILDGPLIRSQAMARAFVERFRAIEQERYANLDWRGWIERFAELMQWDVELAEAGELGLHESLRGLYPDMHRAFADYMRREYPRWLRELEGDRPPLSVDVFQEFVLPVLQRDRKVIFVVIDCLRLDQWRVLEPLLAPLFEVETTHYYSILPTATPYARNALFSGLFPGEIAARFPDWWGERDDETLNAHEKDLLVAQLAELQVAATVRYQKLTTANDSDDLERHLPAAIAGEGVHAFVFNFVDMLTHGRSESMILYEVARDEIALRALTKQWFERSALLSLLREASRRNISVVVTSDHGALHCNTPATVFAKRDATANLRYKFGEDIRSEKSEHALLFSNPDDLRLPHRGPGNNSLIAAGDTFFVYPTKLREYQGRYKGSFLHGGVTPEECILPVSLLTPKR; via the coding sequence ATGGCGCAACCGGCAAAAACCATCTTGTGGGTGGACGACGAGGCCGAGCTCCTCGAGCCCCACCGGCTCCTGCTCGGCGATAAAGGCTATGTGGTGGTGACCGCCACCAACGCCGACGACGCGCTGGAGTTGCTGCGGCGGCACAGCTACGACCTGGTGCTGCTGGACGAACAGATGCCCGGAACGCGGGGGCTGGATGCCTACAAGGACATCCGGGAGCTGTCGCCCACGTTGCCGGTGGTCATGGTCACCAAGAGCGAAGAAGACGCGACGCTCAAGGAGGCCATTGGCGCGAATATTCGCGACTATCTCGTAAAGCCCGTCACGCCGCGGCAGGTGCTGTCGGTAATCACCAAGATTCTCGATGGGCCGCTCATTCGCTCGCAGGCCATGGCACGCGCCTTTGTGGAGCGGTTCCGGGCCATTGAGCAGGAACGGTACGCCAATCTGGACTGGCGCGGCTGGATTGAGCGGTTCGCGGAGCTGATGCAGTGGGATGTGGAGCTGGCCGAAGCCGGGGAGCTGGGGTTGCACGAGTCGCTGCGCGGGCTGTATCCCGACATGCACCGCGCCTTTGCCGACTACATGCGTCGGGAGTACCCGCGCTGGCTGCGCGAGCTGGAAGGCGACCGTCCGCCGCTCTCGGTGGATGTGTTTCAGGAGTTCGTGCTGCCCGTGCTGCAGCGCGATCGCAAGGTGATTTTTGTGGTGATCGATTGCCTGCGTCTCGACCAGTGGCGGGTGCTGGAGCCGTTGCTGGCGCCGCTCTTCGAGGTGGAAACCACGCACTACTACTCCATTCTGCCCACGGCTACGCCCTACGCGCGCAACGCGCTGTTCAGCGGGCTGTTTCCGGGGGAGATTGCCGCGCGCTTTCCCGACTGGTGGGGAGAGCGCGACGACGAAACGCTCAACGCGCACGAAAAGGATCTGCTGGTCGCGCAGTTGGCCGAGCTGCAGGTGGCGGCCACGGTGCGCTACCAGAAGTTGACCACCGCAAACGATTCCGACGATCTCGAGCGGCATTTGCCGGCGGCCATTGCCGGGGAAGGGGTGCATGCCTTCGTCTTCAATTTCGTGGACATGCTCACGCATGGCCGGTCGGAGAGCATGATTCTGTACGAAGTGGCGCGCGACGAGATTGCGCTGCGGGCACTTACCAAGCAGTGGTTTGAGCGGTCGGCGCTGCTGTCGCTGCTGCGCGAGGCCTCACGCCGCAATATTTCGGTGGTCGTGACCAGTGACCACGGCGCGCTGCACTGCAACACGCCAGCCACGGTGTTTGCCAAGCGTGACGCCACCGCCAACCTGCGCTACAAGTTTGGCGAAGATATTCGCTCCGAAAAGAGCGAGCACGCGCTGCTCTTCAGCAACCCCGACGATTTGCGGTTGCCGCATCGCGGTCCGGGAAACAACTCACTCATCGCGGCCGGTGACACGTTCTTTGTGTATCCCACCAAGCTGCGCGAGTATCAGGGACGGTACAAAGGCTCGTTCCTGCACGGTGGTGTGACCCCTGAGGAGTGCATTCTCCCGGTGTCGCTGCTCACTCCCAAGCGCTGA
- a CDS encoding YebC/PmpR family DNA-binding transcriptional regulator, producing MAGHSKWKTIKRAKAATDKKRGSLFTRLIREITMAAKLGGGDPGGNPRLRTAIDNAKAVSMPKDNIERGIKKGTGELEGAEYTEVLYEAYGPGGVAIMIAAVTDNPTRTVADVRHKLSRNHGNMGTSNSVAFMFDRKGQMSVSAEGVNEDVLIEAALEAGADDVVREDDQFTITTEPAALHAVKEGLESKKYKVEDAELAWVPKNTVKVEGENAANLLKLLEALEELDDVQKVDANFEMDESAMAED from the coding sequence GTGGCTGGTCATAGTAAGTGGAAGACGATCAAGCGCGCGAAAGCGGCCACCGACAAGAAGCGGGGCTCGCTGTTCACGCGTCTCATTCGCGAAATCACCATGGCCGCCAAGCTCGGTGGCGGTGATCCTGGCGGCAACCCGCGCCTGCGCACCGCCATCGACAATGCCAAGGCCGTGTCGATGCCGAAGGACAACATCGAGCGCGGCATCAAGAAGGGTACCGGCGAACTGGAAGGCGCCGAGTATACCGAAGTGCTGTACGAAGCGTACGGACCGGGCGGGGTGGCCATCATGATTGCCGCCGTGACCGACAATCCCACGCGTACCGTCGCCGACGTGCGCCACAAGCTGTCGCGGAACCACGGCAACATGGGCACCAGCAACTCGGTGGCGTTCATGTTTGACCGCAAGGGACAGATGTCGGTGTCCGCCGAGGGCGTGAACGAAGACGTGCTCATCGAAGCGGCGCTGGAAGCGGGCGCCGATGATGTGGTGCGCGAGGACGATCAGTTCACCATCACTACCGAGCCGGCGGCACTGCACGCGGTGAAGGAAGGGCTGGAGTCGAAGAAGTACAAGGTGGAAGACGCGGAACTCGCCTGGGTGCCCAAGAACACCGTGAAGGTGGAAGGCGAGAACGCCGCCAACCTGCTCAAGCTGCTGGAAGCGCTCGAAGAGCTCGACGACGTACAGAAAGTCGATGCCAACTTCGAGATGGACGAAAGCGCGATGGCCGAAGACTGA